From a single Epinephelus fuscoguttatus linkage group LG18, E.fuscoguttatus.final_Chr_v1 genomic region:
- the cdc37l1 gene encoding hsp90 co-chaperone Cdc37-like 1 — protein sequence MEWLGNGAPVYSDEESSSDPASAANGFSGVYPHQQSSSSLHRCDCPMASLCQSQQRCVKASIVSSWRLAEAQDQLCSLGVHSSESLEQERARTLACPTELTHIEEEWRRKENMLGSQGPSRSPLLGAVGSWDVFDKSIINVQSQPVEMEQDKCKTFLQKYDQELRHFGMLHRWDDSQRFLAERPQLICEETANYLILWCMRLQQEGKEALMEQVAHQAVVMQFILEMASNSQQDPRGCFRQFFHKAKEGQDVYLEVFHTELEAFKHRVKEYAVRSRSDAPINIEQQKIGTNCRLEPKEALASLPQVAEYPMKRCLEAGLWTSSGRWTKDDATETDDIRMMETS from the exons TCGTCATCATCATTGCACCGTTGTGATTGTCCCATGGCGTCATTGTGCCAGAGCCAGCAGCGCTGTGTGAAAGCCTCCATCGTCTCCAGCTGGAGGCTGGCTGAGGCCCAGGACCAGCTATGCTCCCTAGGCGTCCACAGCTCCGAGTCCCTGGAGCAGGAACGTGCGCGGACTCTGGCCTGCCCCACCGAACTCACGCACATTGAGGAGGAGTGGCGCCGCAAGGAGAACATGCTGGGAAGTCAGGGACCCAGCCGCAGTCCTCTGCTTGGAGCTGTCGGAAGTTGGGACGTTTTTGATAAG AGTATCATTAATGTCCAAAGTCAACCTGTGGAAATGGAGCAGGACAAATGCAAGACGTTTCTCCAGAAATATGACCAAGAGCTCAGGCATTTTG GTATGTTGCATAGATGGGACGACAGTCAGCGGTTCCTTGCAGAGAGGCCTCAGCTCATCTGCGAGGAAACGGCCAACTACTTAATTCTGTGGTGCATGAGACTACAACAAGAAGGG AAAGAAGCGCTGATGGAGCAGGTGGCACACCAAGCTGTAGTCATGCAGTTCATCTTGGAGATGGCCTCGAACTCTCAGCAGGATCCTCGAGGCTGTTTCAGACAGTTCTTCCACAAAGCCAAA GAAGGACAAGACGTCTACCTAGAAGTCTTCCATACAGAGCTCGAGGCCTTCAAACACAGAGTGAAAGAATACGCAGTCAGGTCTAGAAGTGATGCACCTATTAACATTGAACAACAGAAAATTGGCACAAACTGTAGACTCGAGCCCAAAGAAGCCCTGGCCTCTTTACCTCAA GTGGCAGAGTATCCTATGAAGCGTTGTTTAGAGGCTGGACTGTGGACAAGCTCAGGGAGGTGGACAAAGGACGACGCTACAGAAACGGACGATATACGCATGATGGAGACCTCCTAG